Proteins from a single region of Parambassis ranga chromosome 16, fParRan2.1, whole genome shotgun sequence:
- the macc1 gene encoding metastasis-associated in colon cancer protein 1 produces MAAGKARSFRRVGSLMRSKSEGTLIDLSDTASTGNNLNGGYALGRTQHSEWPLLLPEVSHSLQTKNPFWNKLSGSNPFLDDIVHNSTDKHISDTSDVKENNDKHLDTCNEDTISTSSDEGNVGNFLENKHKVSNRSGRWRSASDILGDLERKVPKRESSFKPLGTVLNPDFEWLKNDREAYKMAWLSHRQLTRSCLDLNLISQSPGWAQTQASNFQVICKIDHAGGSVQLPESDISIHLPKGHVPPGEVQEVTLKAILDPPPGLNNNYVTTMSPLIEVVLSNISTKESLSLEMKLSGEVKNDPLSQVMTTVFGVVSNKRQGPYVRMNDCYLYKNMMQMKLQDLKTHFYVIAVAEASALQAPATSVWDYLDRHVTVAVYGPRYIHPSFKVVILVCCHEDLPPKLPFSDICRGNKNLPPLVLHLWGKHRLKPDKLTNLRVEVGMSDSKFKIKPEDKVKEVRQSQLKIGTVLHLPVGLSCSSNTEMSPFRLNIQVKDSSTSTLAQFQVPSPPTPPIRSEKRVPRQLERRIEMVRTSPIPEETVPDLPKFTDRPVNLQWYGVALKSVLRQPRVEYLLEYFKGDTVALLSREMVRSVGNSKVKEWYIGFLRGRIGLIHCKNIKLITRDQVIDFTGIHITTEVLLDNMTLPFKKLTYMYSAIQTLVTEHITSWRAFADALGYRNLSLDTVTWKYAETETDKVACVLEKLKEDCHSEKSRKFLHELMVGLLKMDSVNLVAQLIQNTVILSTAVEVGVRWRELAEKIGRLSSAQIAGYESPHRGKSGEVGAQSMWKPAYDFLYSWSLRYRDSYRDMIQDLHLVLDKMKNPATRQWRHLTGALITVNCLDIFRASTHPHS; encoded by the exons AGTAAATCTGAGGGCACGCTGATTGATCTGAGTGACACCGCCTCAACCGGCAACAACTTGAATG GTGGGTACGCTTTAGGAAGGACGCAGCACTCCGAGTGGCCTCTTCTCCTACCAGAAGTCTCACATTCACTGCAAACAAAAAATCCCTTTTGGAACAAATTATCTGGATCAAACCCTTTCTTAGATGACATTGTACACAAcagcactgacaaacacatctCTGACACATCAGATGTAAAAGAGAACAACGATAAACATCTGGACACATGTAACGAGGACACCATCAGCACGTCTTCGGATGAAGGCAACGTGGGAAActttttagaaaacaaacacaaagtcagCAACAGATCTGGAAGATGGAGGAGTGCTTCAGACATCCTGGGCGATCTGGAGAGAAAGGTGCCCAAACGGGAGAGCAGTTTCAAACCACTAGGGACGGTACTGAACCCAGATTTTGAGTGGCTAAAGAATGACAGAGAGGCCTATAAAATGGCCTGGCTGAGCCACAGACAGCTAACCCGCTCGTGTCTTGATTTAAACCTGATAAGCCAGAGCCCTGGATGGGCCCAGACCCAGGCCTCTAACTTTCAGGTTATCTGCAAGATCGACCATGCTGGAGGCTCAGTGCAGTTACCAGAATCGGACATTAGCATCCACCTCCCAAAAGGACACGTCCCTCCTGGAGAAGTCCAGGAAGTCACCCTGAAAGCAATCCTAGACCCTCCTCCTGGACTCAACAACAATTATGTGACAACAATGAGTCCTCTCATTGAGGTGGTCCTCAGCAACATCAGCACAAAGGAGAGTCTTTCTCTGGAGATGAAGCTGTCAGGAGAGGTGAAGAATGACCCCTTGAGTCAGGTGATGACCACTGTGTTTGGGGTCGTGTCCAACAAAAGACAGGGACCTTATGTCAGAATGAATGACTGTTACCTTTACAAGAACATGATGCAGATGAAGCTCCAAGACCTGAAGACACATTTTTACGTGATTGCGGTTGCAGAGGCTTCTGCTCTACAGGCCCCCGCTACATCCGTCTGGGATTACCTTGACCGCCATGTCACTGTAGCAGTTTATGGTCCTAggtacatccatccatcattcaaGGTTGTAATACTTGTCTGCTGTCATGAGGACCTTCCACCAAAGCTTCCCTTTTCTGATATCTGCAGAGGTAACAAAAACCTGCCCCCACTTGTGCTGCACCTTTGGGGGAAGCACAGGCTTAAACCAGACAAGCTGACGAACCTGCGTGTCGAGGTTGGCATGTCAGACTCAAAGTTTAAAATCAAACCTGAGGACAAGGTCAAAGAAGTGAGACAAAGTCAGCTGAAAATAGGGACAGTGTTGCATCTACCAGTGGGATTATCGTGTTCCAGTAATACAGAAATGTCTCCTTTTAGATTAAATATACAAGTGAAGGACTCAAGCACTTCAACTCTTGCACAGTTCCAAGTGCCTTCCCCTCCTACACCACCCATCCGCTCAGAAAAGCGAGTGCCAAGGCAGCTAGAAAGGAGGATTGAAATGGTAAGAACCTCGCCAATCCCGGAGGAAACTGTGCCCGATTTACCCAAATTcacagacagacctgtgaaCCTGCAGTGGTACGGTGTAGCCCTGAAGTCTGTTCTCCGTCAGCCACGTGTAGAATACCTTCTGGAGTACTTCAAGGGAGACACAGTGGCGCTCCTTTCTAGAGAGATGGTCAGGTCAGTAGGTAACTCAAAGGTAAAGGAGTGGTATATTGGATTCCTCAGAGGGAGGATTGGTTTGATTCACTGCAAAAACATCAAACTCATAACCAGGGACCAGGTCATTGACTTCACCGGCATTCACATCACCACAGAGGTCCTGCTAGACAACATGACGCTGCCCTTCAAGAAGCTCACGTACATGTACTCTGCCATTCAGACACTGGTCACTGAACACATAACCAGCTGGAGGGCTTTTGCAGATGCTTTAGGTTACAGAAACCTGTCTCTGGACACAGTCACATGGAAGTACGCTGAAACCGAGACTGATAAGGTGGCCTGTGTCCTGGAAAAGCTAAAGGAAGACTGTCACTCTGAGAAAAGCAGGAAGTTCCTGCATGAACTCATGGTG ggtCTGCTGAAGATGGACTCTGTCAATCTTGTGGCCCAGCTCATTCAGAACACAGTCATTCTGTCCACTGCTGTGGAGGTGGGGGTTCGATGGCGGGAGCTTGCTGAGAAGATAGGAAGGCTGTCCAGCGCTCAGATAGCCGGCTATGAGTCTCCACATCGAGGGAAGAGCGGAGAAGTCGGTGCCCAG TCAATGTGGAAGCCTGCCTATGACTTCCTGTACTCTTGGAGTTTGAGATACAGAGACAGTTACAGGGACATGATCCAGGATCTGCACCTGGTCCTGGATAAAATGAAGAATCCTGCCACCAGGCAGTGGAGGCACCTGACCGGTGCACTCATAACAGTGAACTGCTTAGATATCTTCCGAGCCTCTACTCACCCACATTCCTAA